From Oreochromis niloticus isolate F11D_XX linkage group LG15, O_niloticus_UMD_NMBU, whole genome shotgun sequence:
ctgcagctctgaaatatggccaaactggtggcaagtggcatcttggcagctgcacgcttgacttttctcagttcatgggcagttattttgcgccttggtttttccacacgcttcttgcgaccctgttgactattttgaatgaaacgcttgattgttcgatgatcacgcttcagaagctttgcaattttaagactgctgcatccctctgcaagatatctcactatttttgacttttctgagcctgtcaagtccttcttttgacccattttgccaaaggaaaggaagttgcctaataattatgcacacctgatatagggtgttgatgtcattagaccacaccccttctcattacagagatgcacatcacctaatatgcttaattggtagtaggctttcgagcctatacagcttggagtaagacaacatgcatgaagaggatgatgtggacaaaatactcatttgcctaataattctgcactccctgtacagagTAGGCTCTGGTTCTTGAACAGGTGGGTTTTGAGGGTGGACTTAAAACGGGGGAAAGaactgatgtttctgaggtCAGGGGGTATTCCACAGCCGAGGGGCAGAGCGGCTAAAAGCCCCGCCCCCCATGGTAATAAGAAGAGGGGAAGgaacagaaagaagaagagaagaggaggatcTGAGGCACCGGGATGGGATGGAGATCTGTACCAAGTCAGAGAGATATGGTGGGCGGAGAGAATGAATAGCCTTAAATGTGTAGAGgagtattttaaaattaatgcgGAGTTGAACCCGGAGCCAGTGAAGCTGCTTCAGGATAGGGGTGATGTGGTGCGTAGAGGGAGTCTTAGTAATAATGCAggcagcagagttctggacacGTTGGAGCATGTGGATGGACTTTTGTGGCAGGCCAGATAAGAGTGAGTTACAGTAGTCGATCCGAGAGGTAACGAGACCATGGATGAGGATAGCAGTGGCATGTGGAGTGAGGAAGGGGCGGAGGCGATTGATGTTACGGAGTTGAAGATAAGCTGAGCGAGTGACATTATTGATGTGAGAGTTAAAGGATAATGTACTGTCAAGAATGACGCCCGAACTTTTCACAGAGGGAGAGCTAGAAACCGACGCGTTATTGTTAGTAACAGAAAAAGTGTTAGTCCTGGATAGCAATGATTTGGAGCCGACCAGGAGAAGTTCTGTAGTACacactaaacaaaaacaaacaaacaaacaaacatgcaaacaaacaaacatgcaaagCGTAGCGAGAAACAGGAAGCTGTCAGCTCATGTAAAACACTGGTAGCACAAAATCCTGAAAAGGTAAGTTTGAACTTGTTAAACTGGAAGTGAACAAAGATAAAATCAAAGCTTCATAACTACTGATGTTACTGTGTTTGTCTCCGTTTTACCAAAGGACGCGCTCTGTGAGATTGTCAGCAAGGCTTGAGCTGACCTTATTGTCCTCCATTGCCAGTTAAATCTGTCATTCTTTGAAACCAGTTGAAGATTTGGCTTCATGTTTAAATGATTATTGCATCACACCCTTCTTTAGCTAAATGCTTTTCACGCCACCTTTGTCTGTGAAAAAGCTTCAGTGGTTTTTTCCCTTACTGTCCTCCATTATTTATTAACTTAATTTATCGATAGAAGAGACAAGAGTTCAAACTGATAATGTGTAAGAGCACCCGCTGCATGGCCACAAAACCAACTACCTCAAACTGTGTTACATGAAGACACATTTCAATGTGTTACTGCAATCATGCAGagctgtgcattttttttatattaaaaaagtcATTTAGCCTGCACCACATTTTTATGGAAGATGTGAGATCATAGAATTTAAATGACAAACTGACAACAGTTGGTCGTCTGCTGTCTAATCATAACTAACCGGCACAttctagatttttaaatctactTTGCTCAATTTATCATCAGTATTTATGCATGCTAAGAATACGTGTAAATGCAATTCATAGAacctcctttttttaaatgtattgttTCCAAAATGCATTTTCATGAGAAAATTACGCACTAAGATAGAATTAACTCAACATTCACGTCTGATTTGTCAGATCTTCTCTGATGATTAATACCAGCACAAACTGAAAAGTAGAGACGCATTTACACTCATTTTTATCAGCTGTGTTGTATCACTGAAGATGGCCCAGCCTCTCAGCATGGGACAGAGCAGAGCGATCACTCTTGGATAATGTTTAACTGGACTGTAAACTGACTCTCGCTCTTGTATATAAAGAGGAAGTTTCTGAGCAACTGCCTGCAGCAGAGAGGACTTTAAAGGTAAGAACTTGCTTTTTCAGCCAACCACTGAATGGATTTCAGGAAACTTAAACATTATGTTTGGAAATGAAGTGCAGACAGTCCAGATCCTGCTGTCATTGTATCCTAATTCATTTCCCACTGTTATCCCTGAAAgtgttatcttttttttttttccattttaaatacTTGTTTTTCTCTTGACAGTGCTCTAAAGATGCGTGGTCTCTTTGCTAGTTGTGTGCTCGTTGCACTGCTCCTGGCCGTAGCCTTGGccgaccaccaccaccaccacagctcTGCACACAGCAACGAGGAGCACGATAGCTGCCACAAGCTCTCTGCTCCTAATGCTGACTTTGCCGTTGTCCTCTACAAAAGTCTGAATGCCAAGACTGCTGCTGGAAACAACATCTTCTTTTCGCCACTGGGCATCTCCACTGCCCTGTCCCTGCTATCTACTGGGGCCCGTGGTGAAACCCACAGCCAGCTGTTCTCCAGCCTGGGCTATAGCACCTTAAACCAGACTCAGGTCAACGAAGCCTACAAGCATCTTTTTCACATGCTTGGAGAAAGCCAGGAGAACCAAAAGCTGGATGTTGGCAATGCTGCTGCAGTGCGCTCCGGCTTCAGTCCTCTGGACGAGTTCTTAAATGACATCAAGCAGTACTACTCTGGTGAAATCTTTCAAGTTGACTTTACCAAACctgaagaggctgcagctgaaATCAACAAACACATTGCCAGCAAAACCCATGACAAGATCAAAGACATGGTGAAGGACTTGGACCCTGAAATGGCCATGGTCCTTATCAACTACGTCTACTTCAGAGGTAAGACACATGCAGACAGAACAGACAGTGTCCGTCAGGTGTTCGTTCTCTGGTTCAAGGTTTTCACAGATAGAGAATAGCACAAATACACGAAACGAACAAGTCTGAAGGATGCAACATTTTCAAATAAGTACCCACTATCAATGTAGACTTAATGTGACCCATTACAGGACAGTGGGAGAAACCTTTCGACGGTAACATGACACACAAAGAGGAATTCCATGTGGACGGAAGCACCACAGTTGAGGTGGACATGATGAGGAGGACAGGACGCTATGACTTCTACAGAGACGACGGGAACCACGCCACCGTTTTGCTGCTGCCATACAAGGGCAACACCTCCATGATGATTGTTTTCCCCGATGAAGACAAAATGAATCAGGTGGAGGCTGCCATCAGCAAAGATCAACTCAGGCACTGGCACGATTCCTTCTTCAGGACGTAAGAGAGCACGTCATTAGTGGCTGTTTGTGGTTGTGTATATTTCTGGGATTCTTACACTGGTGTTTTTCTCTTGTATTTGTTTCTCAGTAACGTGAATCTTGGCATGCCAAAGTTTTCCATCTCTGCCAAAGCCTCCCTAGATGACACACTGAAAGAAAGTGGAATAACGGATGCTTTTGGAGACAAAGCTGATTTTTCTGGCATGTCTAATGAGGTCCCGCTCAAAGTCTCAAAGGTAGGATCACTGAATATGACTTCATTGTTTTGTCCACTTCATGGACTTTGTGCTCAAATGTGACATTGGCTCTTGTGTCCTGGTTCCTCCAACAGGTGTCTCACCAGGCGGTGCTAAGCGTGGATGAAACAGGAAcggaggctgctgctgccaccaCTGTCGAGATCATGCCAATGAGTCTGCCCCAAGCCATAACACTCAACAGACCCTTCCTGCTCTTCATCCTTGAGCATTCAACAAGGAGCATCCTCTTCATGGGCAAGATCAACAACCCCACAGCCTAAGGATGCCCTTAGAGAAGTGTGCGCTACATTTGTTCCATTTTCACACTGCAGCAGTAGCTCCGGGGCTTATCCTTAACTCGGGATCTTAAAATGTTGTGGAGGTGCTGCTGTATTAATAAGAACACTGGGGAAATGATGTTTAGCCAATAGTGTGATGAATAGGACAACACATCTGTCATCACATAACAGAAATGAATCTGTCTGTCAGCATCAAACATTTATTACCATTAATAAAAACTGGCTAGGGGCATAGATGTCTGAATATGTAGACACAgttcatgaaaaaaagaaacacaagtcAAAGAAGCCTCTACTAACACAGCAGATCAGCTTTTGTGCGGCCGATTGTGTTTTGAATTTGGTTCAACATGaagtgaaataaaaactttCCATGAACACAGGCCATGTtatattatttcattttgtttcagtCCAGTGATCTTTGCAAATGATcatatatatattattctataATGAAGTCAGTGTCATTGCTGTAAGGCTCTgttatttacagttatgtttaggcagaattaaaaaatgtgattttttgtgttctttgaAATTCTCTCTGAGCTGCTGATGGAGCTCAAGAGACTTATTGCATTTCATCAGTCACCCGAGTATCCATAGAAGCTGCCGTTTTCATTTCGAACTTAAAGTTGAGCTTAattgggggattttttttagcAGTGACACCAACGCCTGGTGAGTCATCATCAAAGATCAGTTTGCGATCAAACCACAGCCACAGAGTCAGTCCTCATCCTCACCTGAACATGTTCAATAAGGCCAGGAAACCCGTTCACACCTGACACCAGCCTGTTCGCACACACCCACATGCCGACAGACTGCGGTttctaaatatttatatatacacagttactgatgaaagaaaaagaacatattactttattattattattattattattattattattattacatgatTTTATCAAAAAAGATTTATCTTATTTACAGTTAAATCTAAATCTAACtctccaaaataaaaaacagtctaCTATATCATATGAAATATTGCATAAACATCAAGTGTTGAGGAAACAAAGTTGTCATGTTGCCTGGCAACCACCTAGCAACAGGCTAAAATCACCCATTTGTAACGTTTGTAAAGTTTATGACATCTGTATCATTTTAGGattgcaacacacacacacacacacacacacacactccttaaATTCCTTAAATTAATTATCATATATTATGACGTCAACATGGACACATCTACAAAAACATGTATATAGTACAGCAGGACCTGAGCACTGCAGGAGACCCACAAAAATATACCCACAGATATTCTGGGGGGCAGGCGCTGAAGTCAAAAAATTCTGTGTATAAGTATATATAAAGTATGTATAAGTAATTTTGCCTAGGACAACATCAGTTCATTGGTAAGTTGCATCCTTTATGAACAACTACAGCAGCATTGCTTGTATTCTTTTCACCTTTGCATATCTTTGATTCTGTCGGGCCTGTACTGATAAAACTGGGATCTTTAATCGGTCGGGGAGGGGATTAAGTTTGCTCAATGACACAACGAACCAGTCAAATAACAAATAACAGAACAAAGTTAGTTTTAAATAAGCATGATAAGTTGACTATGACCAGTCATCTGAACTCTTGCATTAATACTTGCCTAATACATTATTATCCAGCTGACAAAACGGATGATAATAGTGTGTGcgctgtttatgttttatgtttgcgtgattctgattgtttgtttttttgtttttaccaaaAAGACCCTGACCCACCCAGAGTTATTTCCATGTCCTGTTGAGCAGGTTAGGTTGTATAAACAAAGTCAGTAGAATCGATCCAGAAGAGAGAAGGCTGATTTTTATTAATCTGTAAGCTGTCAGCTGATTGCCTTTAAGCTTGCTTAAATATAACAAGAGTTTCTGGAAACGTCACTACAGAAGACGTTAGTGGTAAGCATCAGTCTCTATTAGTTCTACGTTTTAAGTACTTAAATGTAAGAAGTAAATGACAGTTAAGAGATTTAAAGATGATTTTTAGGATGTAATCACGTGGTTTTAACAGATATGTCATTACTTAGCATTCATTGTCTGCTTCCTTCGTTGGTTTCATCGGTTTTATTGTATACAATGTTACAACACAGCTGAACTACTGGTTACTACTTTACCAGTGTATAAAAAAATCGCTGCAAGTGTGAAGTGCCTTTACCTTTAAATATCTATTTCTATTCTGTCAataacagacatataactttattattttagtgaCGCTCATTACTCAATTCACAGTTGTACATCTGCTGCGGAAGAGACACTTTCAAATCCCTCAAATATCTTTTAGAGCTAAATCTCTATTATAatacctgctgtggtgacctaCACTCACTGGGTGTTTTTGAACAGTCATCTAATGGCCAGTAACTCAACTACTTACAGGTGCTGTATTACTGGCAATCAGACCGTTTAGTTGAGTTGTCTGCCTGACAGTCCAGGTAACTTCTTGGGTTTAAAATCCAGCCTTTGTTGTTTGCATAGAGTGACTTCTCAGCTGGTAGCTTTGGGATCTGTTGTAAGCAGCTTTGCAGAAACATGCTGTTATAACAGATGCTCATGAAAATTCTACTTTTTTCATCTGATGAACTTGTCAGTAGTGGTTTTGATTACAGCTCAGTAATAATGTGGCAATAGTGCGGTAAGGTGGAAACAAGAAAGTATTGATGTAGAAATATTGGTAGTAAAGTTATTACTACGAAATTACAATGTAAAATCCAGGTAACTACCAAATAATATATATTATCAGCAGTGGTTTTAGCTTAGTAATATTACACTGAAGTGCATGTAATGGGATAGTAAGGGGCCAGAAATGTGGAAACAAACATATGCCAAATATATGAGTCAAAACTCTTATATGTACCAATATACTGATAACAATATAATAACCTACTAGGAATAAAATAGTAATATTTGTGGATCACAAACGATGACTTGATTGTGACCTcataaaaataagtaaataagtaatGTAATAAGTAATATCAGCATTCTTCTTACTTTTAATGCCATATCCTGAAACTGTATCTCactgtacaactgtatagtgacaataaaggtaaTAAaggtattctattctattctagaaTAGAATGCCCCTGTACAGGTGGTAGATGAAAGCTTTAATTAGATGACTTCTTTTTACCAAAGGTTGAGGAATTATGATTTACAGTACAAATAGATGCTTCCTGTAATGAAAAACTTTAACTGGAACTCATTTTGTAttatttctttgatttccaatcCACAGACTCTAAATATGCATTTCTGTAGCTGTGCACTCATTGCACTGTTGCTCGCTGTAGCCTCGGCAGACCACCATCTCCACCATAACCGTGGTTCTGAAGACCATATGAGCTGCCACAAGCTCTCTGCTCCTAATGCCGCCTTTGCCTTTGCCTTCTACAAACGTCTGAATGCGAGGACTGCTGCTGGAAACAACATTTTCTTCTCACCACTGGGCATCTCCACTGCCCTGTCCGTACTGTCTACTGGGGCCTGTGGTGAAACCCACAGCCAGCTGTTCTCCAGCCTGGGCTACAGCACCTTAAACCAGACTCAGGTCAATGAAGCCTACCAACATCTTTTCCACATGCTTGGAGAAAGCCAGGAGAACCAAAAGCTGGATGTTGGCAATACTGTTGCAGTGCACTCTGGTTTCAGTCCTCTGGAGAGGTTTCTGAATGATGTCAAGCAGCATTACTCTGGTGAAGTCTTGCAAATCAACTTTACTAACCCTGCTGAGGCTGCAGGTAAAATCAACAGACACATTGCCAATAAAACACAGGACAAGATCAAAGATATGGTGAACGATGTTGACCGTGAAACGATGATGATGCTCATTAACTATGTCTATTTTAAAGGTAAGAAGCCTGATCAAGTCTATTGTTAGGCTACACTAGACAAACACGGCTAAGACACACAtcacatataaaacaaagtcaGCTTTAGATGATGACTGTAGAACAAGTGGTAATAATTTTATGCTGACACATCCCAATGTTGTCATCACCACTCTCCACTGTGTCGTGCAGGATACTGGGAGGACCCATTTGATAGAAAATGGACACGTAAGGACAACTTCCACGTTGACGGCAGTACCAAAGTTCAGGTTGACATGATGATGAGGACGGGTTACTATGAGATCTATGAGGATGCAGTTAACCACGCTAGCATCATCATGCTGCCATACAAGAGTAACACCTCTATGATGATTGTCCTTCCTGATAAAGGCTGGATGAAGACTGTGGAGAGAAACATGAACATGGACCACATAAGAAAGTGGCAAAACTCAGCATCTATGATGTAAGACTTATTGCATTATGTCTGAATATTCCTGCTTGCTAGTAGATGGAGACTGTTGTCAAAATGACCTATTGCTGTGTTTCATATCACTCCTGTTATTAACTTTGAGTGCCCAAGTACATTTACATTGATACGTACTGTAGAGCTATATGAAATGCATTACAAGCGTATGATGTATTCATATAGtctttaaatcatttttgaCCAGAATATGTTCTTCAATGTGCTCATTCAACAGATATGTAGGGATGCTTTTGGGCTTTCCACAATGTCCACAAATATGAGAAGCGTTCTGTATCATAGTGATGCAGAAAAACTAGTTAATGCacttattacttccaggctggatcGCTGTAATTCCTTATTATCAGGTTATCCTAAAAGCCTTTCATTTCATCCAAAATGCTGCCACGAGAGTACTGACAGAGACGGGAAGAAGCAACATATTTCTCCTCACATGTGCTTCCAGgcgtatttaaaagtagaaccttcagctttcaggttcctcttctgtggaatcagcttccagtttggatttggattTAAGATTAGGCTAAAAACTtacctttttgataaagctaataataataagaaggtAAGAAGTATGTAATCAGTTCCATTTGTttgcctgtctgtctgtttgttggcAGGTAGCATTCACAGTTTTTAGATTTTGTGTGATGGTAGATAATAGCAGCTCAAACACATTGAATTTTGGATCAAATTGGGTCAAGGTCACATCAAATGTAAAAATCTTTAGGAGGATTTGAACTCTCTGATTACTCTTGTTAGGGTTAGATTAGGCGACCCTAAACACTTCCATTTACCCTGCAGTAGAAGCAGGATGCTTAGGGCTTCGAGTGCATCTTTACTCacctcttttttgttttgtagacAGAAGACGGGATTGCCCAGGGGCACTTGTGGGGTATACTGTGGGAGTACAGGGTTCTGGGTCAACTGCTGCTACCCATCAGGTTCTTGTTTACCCAAAGTGTCCATGGCCTTGAAATAAAGTCAGGTTATCTTCTGTTGGTGTTGGAGTCTACCAGAGTTGCCTCTTGTGACTGATCATGTTTTTGATTTTCATGGACAGGATCTCAGGGTGTAGCCAGGGTGAAGAGGGCGTCTACTTTGGGAAGCTCAGAATAGTATTCCTAACTGTTGCAGATAATGTGGtgctgttggcttcatcagagCACGTCTTTCCAAATAAAATGGAGTGGCTGGTAGCTTAGTGAGAACTAGATAAAATAAGAGTCAGAACCTCTCTTTGCAGGAAACGGAGGAGTTCTCCCTGTTGGAATCTTATTGTGAGTGATGCAAAGTTGAAGTGGCAGTTTTGCGTGGTGTCAGCAGTAATGTGGACATTGTAGTGGTGAAGAGTTATGATCCTGATCCAGTTAGTAAAAGAGGAACAACCTGTAATTTAACAGTCCGTTTCTCTATTTCTCAGGTATATAGATCTTTGGATGCCAAAATTTTCTATAACCGCTGATGCCTCGTTGAAGAACATATTGCAGGAAATGGGCGTAACCAGTGCCTTTGAGAACCATGCCGATTTCTCTGGTCTGTCCAATGACAGTCAGCTCAAAGTCTCGAAGGTGGGCAAACATTTCTCTTTTTGGTTCTGATTCTGAGACACTTAAAGACTCATTACAGAGTAAGAAATTAGCATCTGACTGTCTCCTTTCTTTTTCACCCACAGGCATCTCACAAGGCCACGCTTAGTGTCACTGAGATGGGAACAGAGGCAGCAGCCGTCAGCATCTTTGAATTAATCCTAATGATGAAGCCACCAACAATCAAAATTGACAGGCCGTTCTTGGTTTTCATTTTAGAAAACTCCACTAAAAGCATCCTCTTCATGGGAAAGATCAACAATCCATCAGCTTCATAATTGCACATACTTGTGTGATGATATTATGATCACAGTTGTCATAATAAAGATCCTGTCATGATTAAAAATACTGACTTTATTTATGAGGTTATCTGTCTGCACACATTGATTTTCTGGTCTACAAAAACtacattagtgacagttttttcAGGTAAATAGCAAGTTTGGAAACATTATGTCaaatatttgatttctatttGCTCGTATAGAAAACGattccgcgcgtatataaaacaggtccgcggctccgaaccgtagtaaagggacctctggctaatacgtcgggctcttagctgaaaactagctttactttgttgtctgggtcaactttgctagcgagagacagagagaggcgttgaaaggctgctccaacggaacttattgtttcggaggaaaacacgaacacagtgtacagtcgagtcttaatagcttacttacaactgggctcgtccggcactcttcttggctgcagtggttattattatatttacatgcttccagctcccgtttctgctcaaTGACaactcggacttttcctttttctccctccctcgctcacagacatataacgggtatggcagtccattctccctgcagcacg
This genomic window contains:
- the LOC106097902 gene encoding alpha-1-antitrypsin homolog, with amino-acid sequence MHFCSCALIALLLAVASADHHLHHNRGSEDHMSCHKLSAPNAAFAFAFYKRLNARTAAGNNIFFSPLGISTALSVLSTGACGETHSQLFSSLGYSTLNQTQVNEAYQHLFHMLGESQENQKLDVGNTVAVHSGFSPLERFLNDVKQHYSGEVLQINFTNPAEAAGKINRHIANKTQDKIKDMVNDVDRETMMMLINYVYFKGYWEDPFDRKWTRKDNFHVDGSTKVQVDMMMRTGYYEIYEDAVNHASIIMLPYKSNTSMMIVLPDKGWMKTVERNMNMDHIRKWQNSASMMYIDLWMPKFSITADASLKNILQEMGVTSAFENHADFSGLSNDSQLKVSKASHKATLSVTEMGTEAAAVSIFELILMMKPPTIKIDRPFLVFILENSTKSILFMGKINNPSAS
- the LOC100706723 gene encoding alpha-1-antitrypsin homolog → MRGLFASCVLVALLLAVALADHHHHHSSAHSNEEHDSCHKLSAPNADFAVVLYKSLNAKTAAGNNIFFSPLGISTALSLLSTGARGETHSQLFSSLGYSTLNQTQVNEAYKHLFHMLGESQENQKLDVGNAAAVRSGFSPLDEFLNDIKQYYSGEIFQVDFTKPEEAAAEINKHIASKTHDKIKDMVKDLDPEMAMVLINYVYFRGQWEKPFDGNMTHKEEFHVDGSTTVEVDMMRRTGRYDFYRDDGNHATVLLLPYKGNTSMMIVFPDEDKMNQVEAAISKDQLRHWHDSFFRTNVNLGMPKFSISAKASLDDTLKESGITDAFGDKADFSGMSNEVPLKVSKVSHQAVLSVDETGTEAAAATTVEIMPMSLPQAITLNRPFLLFILEHSTRSILFMGKINNPTA